atgatttggTATCGGTTTAAAGATGCTATGAGCATAAAATTTTCTTATAATATTGACTAGCTAGGAAGAAGAatcagaagaaagaaagaagataaagataaccatttcttttttgttgtatatgaaaatatataagTTGAGAAAAGAAGAAGGAATACATAATACAATACATAATGAACAGAGAAAAAATCCAAAAGAATTACAGTCACAAAGATGATTTACAAAATCACCACATCTTCAAGCCTTTGATGGTTGAGCAGCTTCCTCCACCTTGGCTGGCGGTTCCTCCTCCAGTACTTGAGCAGTCTCTGCCTCAGGCTCCGGTTGTTTCTTGTCTCCCTCCTCCACTGCTGCTTCCTTCTCCACCACCGGCACCACAATAAAACTGGAAACTTTCTCAAATATAAACACAACTGGCCCTGACACATAGTTTGCTCCAAACTTTGAACTTGCTTCTGCTACTGCTTTTGATCCTGGGAATTCTGTTTGtttcatatatttatatatatcagTCTTctgtaataaattctttatacataaacaataaataaataaaaaacctaCCAATTTTGACAAGCTCCTCAAGGAACTTTTGAACTAAGGTGGAGTGCTTCTTTAATCCTGAGTCTTTAGGATCCTTAACTAAGGCCTGTTCAATTAATTTCATGTAAGAAGAAAAGTTtccattttaaaaataattaaaagatgatgatgatgatgatgataaacTGACCTTGATTTCAGTTGATGAAGCTTCATAAATTTCTACAACTTTAGGTTCAAGCTCACCCTTCTTCTCCTCAAACTCCTTGTTTATTTCTTcctaaacaaatatatatatatatatacaaattagtAACAAGAAATATATAATTAACAAGCttcaagaaaaagaagaagaagaccttGGATTCATCAAAGGATTTGCAAGCTTCAGCagcagcagttttcttggcagGATCTTTCTTGAAAACCTTGTTAATGGCTGGGAGAACCTTTGATTTCCAGTAACCCATAGCTACTACCTtctcttattttatcaaaatactCAACTCAACAAAATTTAATCTCTCAAGGATTAATACACAATATTTAAGGGTAACATGCagacctatatatatatatatatatatatattaataattttattaataactcAATATAAATCTAAACCGCAAAAATtagtaatattattatttttttttttttgaaagaagtaatattatatttatgcaggagaaaaatgaaaattaattaattaattttatatattttggaaTAATCTTGTGTATAAACTTAATTAATCTGGACTAAATATGATTTAATCTGAAATGTAATGATCAAAAGTGGACCTCACTGCCAACTGTCTCACTTGCTAATACACATCAAGTTTAACGTTATGCCATCATATATTATAGACTTTATCTTCCTTTCAACTGCCCCTTCATTTCTCTCTTTAATTACCAATATGACATTCATTTAATCCAACATGCATGACCGAAAATGACCTTTTATCCTTGTTATGATCATTCTATTATTGGGATAAATGAGGTTAAAATTTAcccctattattatttttttgactTAAACACCcctattatttaaaatatatatataaatttactcATAATTTTGAACTAGTAAAATTTTATTCTAATATTTCCGAGTAATTAgatcaattttacttttatttaaccaaaaaaaatatgaacaaactatttttattttaataattttactaTTTTGTTACAACTTTCAAATTAAATTTTTCAATCAATTTGaacaattttatgttttttattaagttatttgtaactgtgtttagggtccgtttgttttacctattatttattgtttggtGTTACGGTTTACTGTTCGCTGTTGGAAAAGACTGCTTTTCCAAAAGTAtggattttttgtttttgtaaaagacaacttttcaagtgtaaaagacaaacataaggtttctaaccaaacacctaaagcTCTCACTTTTGAATgtgaaaatgcaaacaggaGCATGAAAAGTAGTAACCAAACACTCtcttaataatataatttacatagatttttgtaattaatttttatatatcaatttgattattgatcttttaatagattttttttttgttttgtaactATTAATGACACAACTTGACTGAAAACGACATTTTGGTCTTTGTTCTTATTATCGTTCTAAAGGTTAATGTTTAAGGTCGGTTTGGGTTAGCTACTGTTTATGGTTGCTGTTTATTGTTTGCTGTtgaaaaatattgtttttttttaaatatgaattttctgtTTTAGTAAAAGGCTACTTTTCGGGTGTTAAAAGTAAACAGGAAAtctctaaccaaacacttaaaactttctattttgaagtgaaaaggtaaACCGAAATATAAAATCAGCAACCAAACACTTCTAAATTTGTCATtatcattttaaaaaatgtaaatgaAATAGCAAAATTTTATGTTAACATTTCAAGGCAAAAtcatttttgttaaattatttaaCTGTTACTTGATTTTTTAACCCAAAGAAGTTGGTGAATAGGTAAATTAGCGAGAAGGGGAAGGGATAAAATTGGGTAAAAGGTGGGGAATAAGAGGGGGAGATGACAGCTGGCAATGAATAAAATGAAGGTGGCAAGTACCTAAAAGTGGGACCTAGGAAATATATTAGTGTTTACAAATATTGACGTTGATCTGTAAAACATAATATTTTTTGGCTTTCTCTAAACTTCTCACGTGGCTCCGCTGGTGCTTCAATCACGCCGTCAATGACAAATATATCCCTTTTTCATATTCACTCTTtctttttttgggtaaattacacccatggccactgatctttatccatttaacattatggtaacttcaatttttaacagtataaccattgaactttacacattttaacaccggtggccactcaacgcctcaaaacgaccgctGATGGTCTGAAAATAAAAcaatcgaagagttaatgatattttaagaaactttaattcttgaaaattttcgttttgagatcatttaggtgttgtttcgttaggagagagaaaatgaatttttagacAGAAAAAGTTCCaagaaatgtgattttggaaaataaaaaatatgctttcatggtaaatgttgttctgaacaactttaattcttaaatattttcattttgagatcgttaacggtTAGTTTGAGGActtggttaaagttgagtgaccactgatgttaaaaagtgtaaaatttagtggttatacaattaaaaattcaagttcagtggctacaatattaaaatgggtaaagttcagtgactattggtgtaatttacccctcttgttttatcattaattaattttatataagcTTCAAACTCAATCAAGTCTCTaactataaattttaaaaatctattGAATGTTTGATCATCTAAAATTATCAATTAGATTTTGAATTTGGGTGTCTAAACTTCTAAATTGCCAATTATATtatcaatttatattaaaaGTTTCAATCGGATCCCATATCTCAATTcgaaataacattttttttttataattttcagatattattcaatattttttatgatattttcagttttaattatatatttaattattttatattttcaaatcTGTTTTAATTAGCATGTttgatttttcaatttaaatCGGATAAATTTTAGcgaaataaatattatatatacacataagaaaatatattttgatctaatatattaattttggttcgatttaaccaatttttttatcaaatccaAATTAATAATCAAAATCTAAGATATCGGAAAATAAtcatcaaaaccaaattaaaaataagaaaaccaACTTTTCTTTAAATTATGAAATGGTTTTAATatatgttaaaaaaatttaattgccAATTTAGGAAGGTTAATAATTTAAATTGAGTTTTAATATATAGTTGAGAACGTTAGAGATCTAATTCAGCTCTAAACCTTTTATatacatttaattttaattgaattcaaaagaaatatatattttttctttggtAGGAAGGGAagggaaaaaacaaacaaacaaaaacctaacccgggatcagtctaggaagactgaccccaatcctatcctcaagaagagaaggtaacagaaaagaaggaggaacggaaagggtagaaacacctaacatcccccatgcccagcagctgccaagcgatccgtcACGCGGTTTTgttccctataaatatgggagaaggcaagagaatcgaaggcaggacgaagcctcaagatggctttaatgagattctgactcttaagacaaacagcatccgaaatcctgttgatagcctcgtaattgtcagactccaccgaaagccttttaacacccatgcgaatggcgagtttaatgcctgacaagatcccccaaagctccgcagaaaaggaggagcccgtacccaagttatgggtaaacccagccagccaggcgccaccagcatcccgaagaactccaccagcagcaattctgccattactaaggcaggagccatccgtattcaacttgacaaccccttctctgggcttactccaaccaactaactggacctctttatcCGGGGAAGGGCGAACCAGGggctccttcaaaactctttgtaataacagagagttttttcgagaagtaaaaccgcaggtcaggaataaagacagtcttctcagcaaataactcttcattcctccatttccaaatttggtgacaaataatagcgaagagaatagccccgtgctccatactggccaacaaattcccattgacgccttcagagaaccagtcaatatcagagaaacccataaaggaaggaaggatgtggtgaggaatgaccccttcccaaacatttctactattcgggcaatccctcaaagcatggcacaaggtttccacatggccgctgcatctgctacaggcaccagatacagccaagtgccttctgtgtctatctgcattcgtgaggagcctgtctttgactcccagccataggaaactcctaatgcggtaagggactttgagggcccaaatggacttccaaatttccaagggaggatcagccatattaggggtaaaagcttcataggccgatttacaagaataagtaccattattagtcaaggcccatcagtgtctgtccttatcctcctcctgattactaatcttcacacctctaatattaaggagggtctccaggctaaagaaggggtcgaacttagaccagatccagtctccctccgagtccaccacatcagcaactttccaggagaggagatcattcggcggaggggcgatgcacacctcaatcaacggtttgtcaccaatccaggtgtcataccagaaactaatggatctcccattacccacctccaagccaatccccgtacagaactcagcaaaaacagcactaagccctttctagatgaaggaacagctgacaaccctctccttcgggccaccaaagattctatctttcctatacttgccgcacagaagacgagcccaaagggaggagggggattgccacattctccaaagaagcttcattaacaggactttattattgtccttagcttgccttataccaagaccccccctgctcttaggcaggcaggcttccttccaagggatcAGGTGAaccttcctcccatccccagactctccccacagaaaacgccgattaattttatcaaggtcgttgaggaccggctcagggagcttacaggcttgcatgatgtgatttggagcagcgcagttgatagactggattaaagtaatgcgacctgcaagggaaagagaattagctttccagctagcacacaaaccgttagatttgtccaaaatgtctttaaaagaggctttggaaaccctgtcactatgaagagggaccccaaggtatttcccaaacgattgagtcaggggaatgccaaacatctcactcagtcttctacacaagctattatccatattcttggagcatagcatacgggatttatggatgttaatcttctggccagaagccccacaaaagcagtcgaggatatccatcacagccttaatttgttccttattaccctccacaaaaagcatgacatcatcagcaaagagtaaatgggtaacaggggggcaatgtctgttgatggaaacagggtggagagtccctttgctcaccgcctcttggatcaggtgagacaatctttccatggcaataacaaaaaggaaggggctcataggatccccttgacgaatacccctggatggagagaactcatccgacatgtccccattgatcataacctagaaaacaggagaggagatacactttccaatcaaattcctccagttctccgggataccagctttggctaaactatccagaagaaagctccagttcaacctataataggctttctccagatccagcttgagagccgcgatccctttcttgcctttcttaatcttcatagaatggacaacctcctgggcaataacaacgttatccatcaattgtcttccaggaacaaagttcccttgattttggctgataatatccggaaggatcttccggattctattagccacaatcttagtaatagctttatacaagacattacaaagactgatgggtctcatctggaggaaggaagaaggtttggcaaccttaggaatcaagacaatgagggttttattaaccaaactgatatcgttcgaaccaccaaagacacctaacacaaaactgtatataccctctttcacagtgtcccagtgtttatgatagaaactagcggggataccatcaataccaggagccttagtggaaccgatgctggagaaggccagatcaatctctttaagctcaataggatggaaagcatcattaatagcatcctcccccaaacgagcaaaggaaatgccagagtgggcactctccaggtccacagcttcctctctgaacaggttcttgtagaaatcaagggcaaggcgccgaatgttctcctcctcaaaaatccactcaccactggcgtctttaatagcctcgatcctatttcgctgtctcctaatgatcgttgagaggtggaaaaacctggtattccggtccccgtcttgaatccaagccttcctagatttctggaaccatagaagctcttcctgtctaagcacagcttctaactcgttctgaagagctctAAGGTGACCATTTAGGCTATGATCGAAAtgaacctccaagcaacgctgaacaccttccattctcctcaagagtttgttcttcctcctgataatatgaccaaaaatatttttattccaaacagccacattcctcctgaattcctcagtagcgaggagaacatcagagtggggaagcca
The DNA window shown above is from Euphorbia lathyris chromosome 1, ddEupLath1.1, whole genome shotgun sequence and carries:
- the LOC136206612 gene encoding plasma membrane-associated cation-binding protein 1 is translated as MGYWKSKVLPAINKVFKKDPAKKTAAAEACKSFDESKEEINKEFEEKKGELEPKVVEIYEASSTEIKALVKDPKDSGLKKHSTLVQKFLEELVKIEFPGSKAVAEASSKFGANYVSGPVVFIFEKVSSFIVVPVVEKEAAVEEGDKKQPEPEAETAQVLEEEPPAKVEEAAQPSKA